The DNA sequence GTCGGTTAGCTTAAGAGCAAAAAAATCAGAGAATAAGGACCCTCAAAGTGTGTTTGTATCCAATAATAAATTCACTGACGAAAATACAGAATTGGTACAGGTAGCAGTCGTTATATACAGTTCAGGGTATTGGAAGGTTCAGACAAGTAAAAACTCCATTACAGGATTTGGCTTATTGGATCAGGACTATGTGTCGAATTTAAGCAATCAATGTTGGTTTGAGGGAGAGTTGAATATTCATGAAATCTCAATCTTTGAAGATTATACCATGAATGACGCCAAGTTGGCTTATGGGTTGACAGTTAGTGATATTACGAAGATTACACAAGAGATTAGTAACAGAATAGGAGGGTATGCTTCCAGGTTGTTTAAATGTGCAGACGAATATGATTTTGACGGTTGGGAGAGTCTTGAGCATGATACGTTTTTCTTAGAGCGTGAGAATACCATTATCAAAGGTGGTGAGAATAGCTATATGAAAGAAGATCAGAATTGGACCGCTTATACTGGAATCATGTTGGTGCGAGGACAGAATGGGAAAGGAGAGAGGTTGTCAATTCCAGTAGACTACACATTCGCAATAGATGAAAAGAATAAGAAACTATTAGCGATAGACATTAAGAGTGAGTTGAAAGAGCAAGAGCGGGTTTTGATAATGAGTAGTTTGGGAGATTATTTTTCAGGGTCAGAAATGTTGCAGACAGCCAGTCATTAACCTTGACTTCTATAGATTTATAAACGAGAAAGTCCTTCTTTGCCCAATGTTGGTAAAGGAGGACTTTTTTTGTTGTGGTGAGAGTCTAGCATTGAACTTTTTTCAAGTAAGGAAACGACCTGAAAAACTAGGAACTATTTCTTTTGTTGGGGGATTACAGGGGTAGAACCAAGATCCAACTGAAAATGAAAAAACTGCTGCTTTACTATCTCTCTTTATTGTTGATCTGTTGGAGTTGTAAAAATACACCCGAAAAGACAGATGTTGTGGTGCAAGGAAAACTTTGTGCAGGGAAACCATTGGCTGTTACATTTCTTGACGATATCAATACAGCTCCAATTTTTGATGGGTTGGAAGGCGTAAACTTTATTATTACCACTGATGATAAAAAGGCACAAAAGTACTTTAACCAAGGTATGATGCTTGCCTATGGGTTCAACCATGCAGAGGCTGCCCGTTCATTTCATGAAGTAACCAAAATAGATCCCTCTTGTGCCATGGGGTATTGGGGACTGGCTTATGTTTTGGGACCAAATTACAATGCCGGAATGGAAGATGATAATCTGGAGCGAGCATACACCGCTATCCAGCAGGCTAAAAAGCTTTCAGGTAATTGTACAGATCTTGAAAAGGACCTGATTATGGCTATGGAACAACGCTACAGCCCAGAGAAACTAGAAGATCGCTCTCCACTTGACAAGGCTTATGCAAACGCACTCCGTGAGGTTCATATTGCTCATTCTGATAATCCTTATGTAGGAACCTTACGTGCAGAGTCATTGATGGATTTACACCCTTGGGATATGTGGAGCAAGGATGGTACACCTCAACCTTGGACGAATGAAATTTTGGAAATTTTGGAAAACATCATGGATGATTACCCAAGAAATGCTGGCGCAAACCATCTATATATTCATGCGATAGAAGCTTCTCATGACCCTGATAAAGCTATTCAAGCAGCTGACCTTTTGCGTACACTGGTACCGGGTGCTGGTCATTTGGTACATATGCCATCCCATATTTATATCCGGACAGGTAGGTATCATCAAGGTTCAGAGGCAAATATTCAGGCGGTAGAAGTTGATAGTCAATATGTGGCATCCTGTCATGCACAAGGGGTTTATCCATTGGCATATTATCCTCACAATGCTCATTTTTTGGCAGCTTGTGCTACTTTGGAAGGAAATGAGAAAAGGGCAATAGAAGCAGCTTTTAATGTGAGAGCTTTGACGGATACAGCGCTGATGAGAAAGCCAGAGTGGGGAACTTTACAGCATTATTATTCCATTCCCCTATTTGTGATGGTGAAGTTTGGAATGTGGGATAAAATTATTCAGTCAAAAAATGAAGCGGAAGACTTGGTTTATCCTTCCATTATATGGCACTATGCAAGAGGAATGGCTTTTACTGCTAAAGGACAGACTACAGAGGCGGTAAGGGAAATGAAAATCCTTAGACAACTTGCAAAGGATCCAATCATTGATGAGATGACTATTTGGGATTTGAATCAGATCAGGGACCTTGTGACAATAGCATCAAAAGTACTGGAAGGAACTATTGCTGCCGATCAGGAAAACTATGTATTGGCAGAGAAAATGCTGAGGGACGCTGTAGAGATAGAAGATCAGTTGAATTACAATGAGCCACCAGACTGGTTCTTTTCAGTAAGGCATCATTTGGGGCCTGTATTGTTAAAAGCACAGAAATATAGGGAAGCAGAGGATGTGTATCAGGAAGATTTGAAAATCTACCCCAAAAATGGCTGGGCTATGTCAGGGCTGATTACTGCTTTGGCTAATCAGGATAAAGTGGATGAGGCTGCGGATGTAAAAGCAGACTTTGCTAAAGCATGGAAATGGGCGAATGTAGAGTTGGAAGATTCAGAGGTGAAAAGGTGAGTACCTGGAAAAGGGTAACAATTCGGGAGAGATAATCAATTACAAAAGGGAAAGTCAAGGCTTTCCTTTTTTAGTGAAAAACATTTCTACAGAAAAAGAATCTATATCATGACATAAAGTGATCTTCATAATCTTTATTTTCGCGGGGTCATTAGATAATTCACGCTTAATACGCTAACAATGAATGATACCGCTCAAAGTTCAAAAGGATATTTACTGGTATTAGGGGCTTACCTGATGTGGGGAGTATTGCCTGTATATTGGAAGGTAATGGATCAAATACCATCCTTGGAAATCCTTGCTCATAGAGTAATGTGGTCTTTTATATTCTTACTGGTGTTAAATCTGGTGATGAAAGGGAAAGATATTTTTGGTTACCTGAAGAATAAACAAACAAGGAGAGCACTTTATGTTTCATCCCTTTTGATATCGGTCAACTGGGGTTCTTATATATTGGCAGTAAATTCAGGTCATACAGTTGATGCCAGCTTAGGCTATTACATCAACCCGCTGGTAAGTGTTTTTCTGGGGGTCTTTTTCTTTAAGGAGCGTTTATCCAAGCTTAAACTTATAGCCTTGGTACTAGCAGGTATAGGTGTACTTTACCTAACGGTACGTTACGGAACCATTCCTTGGATCGCATTGGTGTTGGCTTTTTCTTTTGGCTTTTACGGACTGTTCAAGAAAAAATACGCATTCAATACTATGGACAGCCTTATGGTGGAAACGCTGATGGTAGCGCCAATAGCAATGGGATATATAGGTTATCTGGAGGGAACAGGTCAAGGACATGTAATGGAAGTAACATGGCAGGTAGATTTGCTGTTGCTGTTTTCTGGAATTGCCACTACTGTTCCACTGTACATGTTTTCGGAAGGAGCCAAGCACATTCCTTTATCAAGTGTAGGCTTTTTGCAGTATATAGCTCCTACTATGATGCTGCTGTTAGGCATATTCATGTTTAAGGAAACCTTTAATGAAGAGCATTTGGTAAGCTTCGCCTTGATTTGGTCAGGCTTGGGTGTCTATACATTCTCACTGCTGAAGGATTTGAGGAAAAGGAAAAAAATATTGAAAGCAGCATAATTAAAAAAGGCTGAAACTGTGGGAGACGGTTTCAGCCTTTTTTTTATGTATTATGGTAATGGAAGAGGGAAGTGTTTTTGAACTAATTCTGGATTGATGGTCGTAGTGTTTTTTGTATGTTTTGGCGTTTCGGCTTTCAAATAGAATAAAATAAGCATGAGCAAAATGCATAGAATACTCAAATGTTTCATAGCGTAGTGGTTGGGTGTTCGTGATATCTGATAGGAGTAAGTTTGTATAAATAAGTTAAAAAAGGAGACTGATAATGTGTGTATTCTTTAAATTTGTTCACAAAAGATTCATCCTAAAATAGGACTTTAGAAGGGTTTGTTGGTTCAATTAAACTTTTAACCCGCCTTATGGGTTAAAGTTTCGAAACACTGACCTGAATGCTATTTAGATTGGTAATGCGGATTTTTGAACTTATTTTTATGCGCATTACGGCATTAGGGACTTTTACAGATAGAAGTATATAATACACATGGAACTGACTTTTTGGGGCGCAGCGCAGCAAGTAACTGGCAGTATGTTTCTGCTGACATTGGAAGATGAATACCGTATTTTGATCGACTGTGGTATAGATATGGGAAACCTTTCCGAAACTATGCCGCTGTATCCTGGGTCCAACTTTCCTTTTGACGCAAGCTTAGTAAACCTTGTATTGCTTACCCATGCGCACCTTGACCACTCGGGTAAGATTCCAAACCTGTACAGAGAAGGTTTTGAGGGACAAGTGCTTTGTACTTCTCCTACAATGGCACTGACGGAGCTGTTGTTACTGGACTCTGCATCCATCAATCAGAAGAAGCTGAAAGCCTATCACAGAAAGCTTTCAAAGGGAATGGCACCTGAAGACTTCAATTTTGACCCAAGAGACCTTTATGTGGAGAAGGATGTCTATAAGGCTGTTGACCGTTTTGTGCCGATTCAGTTTCACAGGCGTTTCAATGTCAAGCATGGGGTGCATGTCACTTTTATCCCAACAGGGCACTTGCTAGGAGCTGCTAACATTCTATTGGAAGTGGAAGAAAATGGAGAGACTAAATCCATTATGTTCTCTGGTGATATTGGACGTAGTAACTATCCATTATTGCAAGATCCGCACACTGTTCCTCAGGTGGACTACTTGATTTGTGAAACGACATATGGTAATAGAGAGCACCAATCGATTCAGGATGCGACAGAAGCCGTTGAAGATGTAATTCGACGTACTTGTATAGACAAACCTGGTCGCCTGATCATTCCTGCATTTAGTATTGGTAGGACGCAGGCAATCATTTATACGCTACATAAGCTGTATGCCGAAAATAAGTTGCCTCCAATCAAGATTTTTGCGGATAGCCCATTGGCACAGCGCAGTAATGTGGTCTATGAAAAGTATACAGGTTTCCTGAATGAAGAAGCAAATGACTTCAAGAGGGAGCATGGTAGCCTCTTCCGCTTTGATACTGTACAGTATGTAGAAGCGATGAAAGACAGTCAGGCAATTGACAATTACCATGAGCCTTGTATCATTATCTCTTCTTCAGGTATGATGGAAGGAGGGCGTATTCAACACCACATCCGTGCAAATATGGAAAACTCTTACTGTACGATTCTGATGGTGGGGTATTCAGCTGAAGGAACATTGGGTAACAGGTTACTGAACAGTAACGGGAATATCCGAATCGGTACAAGAGAATACCCAATTAAGGCAAATATAGAGCAAACAGACTCATTTAGTGGACATGGAGATATTCATGACTTGCTGAAGTTTGTAAGGCAACAGGACAAGGTACAGACCAAGAAAATATTCCTTGTGCATGGAGAGGGGAGCTCAATGGAAGATTTTAAATCTACATTGAATAAAGAAGGATACAATCAGGTGGAAATTCCTGAAAAAGGACAGAAATACCAACTTTAGTGAACAATAGAATTTAATATAAAAGAAAGAGGTCAGGCTGGTTACAAAACCGGATGACCTCTCTTTATTTGGTGAAACTATGATACAAAACGTAACCTTAGTAGGAGCCGGCAATGTTGCATGGCACTTGGGAGCTGCTTTGGAAGATGCAGGATTGGTTGTAGATGTAGTGTATAGCAGAAACTATTCAAATGCTAAGGCACTTGCCGAGAGGCTTTATGATGCCGTGCCGACTGACAGTCTGGATTTTTCAGAGAGTAAGTCTGAGCTTTTTATTCTGATGGTTTCAGATAATGTAGTGCAGCAAGTAGCTGAAGAAATGACTTTACCTTCTTCAGGTGCAATTGTGGTACACACTTCAGGGGCTGTTCCTTTGGAAGCTTTGGCAAATGCAGGGCTTTATGTTGGGGTTTTTTATCCGCTTCAAACTTTTTCAAAAGGAAAGAAAGTTGATTTCAGTAAAATATCAATCTGCATTGATTCAAAGAGTGAGCGCATTTTGGATATGCTGGCAGAAATGGCTTACAAGCTGAGTAAAAAAGTATATCACTTGAATTCAGAGGAACGTAGAAAGTTGCATGTAGCTGCGGTGTTTGCTTGCAACTTTACCAACCATATGATGACCATTGCTCAGGAAGTAATGGAAAGCAATGGGATGCACTTTGAAATGCTAGAACCGTTGGTCAGAGAAACCGTAGACAAGGCTTTTGCAATTGGGCCTGATAAATCACAGACAGGACCGGCAATTCGTGGAGACAGTAAAACGATAGGGAAGCACCTTGAAGAGTTGGATGGGAAAGCGCGTTATCAGGAAATTTACAAATTGGTGAGTGAAAGTATTGCAGGAATAGAAAAGGAGTAACATTAACTGTTACTCCTTTTTATTTGAATGATTACTGAACTCTTAATCGAGTGCCTGATGGAATGTTGTCCACATCAGCCAGTTTGTTGAGTTTCTTCAATTCTTTGATGCTGACTTTGTATCGGCGTGAAATGCTGTATAGTGTTTCACCTTTGCTGATGACATGGTATCGAGCAACTTTATTTGGAGTTGAAGGATCTCTCAATTTTAGTGTCTGACCAGCATTGATATTGCCATCTTCTGTCAAGCCATTCCACGTCTGTAGGTCACTTACCGGAATATTATATTGTCGGGAAATGGCGTACAGTGTTTCTCCTTTTATCACCAAGTGAGTATTAGGTGTAACCGTAGAGGTTGCAGGCTTTACAGTAGGAGTCGTAACAGGATTTGAAGTTGCCGGTTTGCTGTAATCAGGTTTACTGGTTTCAGCAGGTCTATTTTTAACCTCTTCTTTAGCAGGCTGCGTGAACTGAGAAGTGTTGTTACTTGCAGTTGCATCAGAACCAGTGTTGCTCGATGACTTAATTAGCTTGATCTGCTGTCCCTCCTGAAGGTGAGCAGTCGCAGGCAGGTTATTGAGTCTTCTGATTTCAGCAGGTGTAATGCTGTTGGCGTAACCTATCTGATAGATGTCCTCCCCTTTCTTTACTGTATAAGTAAAAGCCTGACCAGCAACAGTAGTCTCAGCAGCAGATGCAGTGGTTGTAGTATTGGCTGTGCTGTTTTCAGGAGCTGCGATGTATAGCGGGAATCCTGATTTAAGCTCAGCTGCCGAAGACATATTGTTCCATTTCAGCAAATCATCTACACTTACATTGTATTGCTTGGAAATTCTGTAAAGTGTTTCACCTCTTTGAACCATATGCTTGTTGGCTGCCAAGTTTTCAGATGGAGCCGTGTCAGCCGGTTGAGTAGCAGGTGTAGTTGTTACTGATTGGTTATTATCCTGAGTTTCGGCAGGGCGTTGTACCGCTGGCTGATTGTACATATCATTTGAAGCTGTAGAACCATTGTTCGGTTGCTTGATGATCAGTACTTGTCCTGGCTTAACAGTTAAGCTGTTGAGGTTATTCCACTCCTTAATATCTTTGTAGCTTACATTGAACTTGGAAGCAATTGTCACGATATTTTGGTCAGTATCTTGAACCACATAGCGATCACCATTGGCAACAGCTGAATCGTTAGTTTTAGGCGTTTTTTCAACTACCTGAAAGTTGTTGTTCGGCTTCGATGTAGTTTGTTTAGCTACATTGCTGTCAATCAGTACAGCATTTCCTTTTGGGTCTTCAGTTACAGTTGTAAGAGAAGAGTCCCCTTTTACTTTCAGTACTTGCCCCGGTTTTAGTTTCAGGTCATCCCCAATGTCGTTCCATGCCTTTAGGTCAAGAATAGTGACATTGTACATACGGGATATCATAAAGATGCTTTCACCATCTCTTACGGTATGGTTTGAAGCATTGGGGTTGAATTGTTTAGTATCACGGTTTGATGTGATGCTTATAACATCTGTAGTATCTTCCTGCTTGTTGGCAGGCTTGTTACTTAGCTGTTTTTTCTCAGGTGCTTCAGGAAGTTCTACCTCTCGAATCTCAATAGGAACACTTTTCTTCCTTTTCTTTTGAAGGAAGAGAACTCTACCTAGTTGTAATGGTTCATCGGTTTCCATTCTGTTGAACTTGGCAAGCTTCTTCAACTTGATGCCGTAGCGCTGCGATACTTCCCACAAAGAAGCCTCGTCGACCACAATATGTTCTTCAATAGGACCTTTGCTGCTTTTTGATTTTAGGTAATATACCTGTCCTGATTTCAGCTCATCAAACACATTCATGTCATTGTAGCTGATGATTTTCTTCATGCTGATATTCAGGGCAGCAGCAATATTTAGAAGTGTCTGGCGGTCACCAGCAATGAAAGCAGGAATGCCATTGGCATTAGCCAAAGTAATTTCTTCTCCATTGACCGTTTTAACTTCAATATCTGATATTATGGGATATGGGTTATCTGGTAACTGGTTTTCAGGCAAACCACCAAATACGTAAGTGTTCGTTACGTTGGGGTGATAAATGCTGCTTACCGTATCAGCATAGGCAGACAGGGCTCCAGCACAAAGCAGTATTGTTAATGTTTTTCTCATTTCTCTGGAAATGGTTTTTAGTCAATGATCATTCAAAGTTGCAGAGCGAATGAACGTGTTGTTAATAAAAAATCGTCTCCCTCATTTATAACGAATGAGTAACCAATTCTCTTTTAAAATTAAAAGAATTTATAAAAGAAGTTACTTTCTAATAACGAAGAATATCAATTCTCAGGTTTACTATTGCAATTTTTGTGCAATCATGAGTCCATCTCGGACTGGAAGTATAAAATTTGTTACTCTTGGGTCATCTTGTACTTTGCGGTTATAGTCCCTAATGGATTGGGTATCTTTGTCTTGAGCTTTTTCATTCGCAACTTTCCCTTTCCATAAAACATTGTCTGCAATAATAAATCCACCAGGGTTTACCATATCAATGACTAAGTCAAAGTATTTGCAGTAGTTCTTTTTGTCAGCATCAATAAACACGAGGTCAAACTTTTCAGTTAGGGTTGGGATAATTTCCACCGCATTGCCAAAGTGCAATTCAAGCTTGTCACGCAGCCCAGCATCTGTAAAATACTTGTCAATAATCTCCTCAAGTTCATCATCCTTTTCTAATGAAACCAGTTTTCCATCAGGAGCTAACCCTTTGGCAAGGCATATACCAGAGTAGCCAGTAAATGTTCCGATTTCAAGAATTCTCTTGGGTTTCATCATGTTGGTGATGGCAGTCAGCAGTAATCCTTGTACATGGCCTGAAATCATGTCTGGCAAAGCAACTTTCAGGTGTGTTTCCCTGTCAAGCTTTTGAAGTACCTGATCTTCTGCTGTTGCGTGATCGTCGATATATTGCTCTATATTCTGGTTGACAATTTCCATTTTAGTAGATGTTAAATGATGCTTGCAAGCATGCGTAAAGGGTAAGAAGTTACCTTAGCTGAAACTAAGGCAACCTCAGGGTAATACAGGCGCAATTTAATATAATTTTTCTGAGGTAATACTTTCTTATACCCCGTATTTCCTACTCTATAAAAGCACTATTCTGGTTTGCAGTGTCACTGCTGTCAAAAACCCTGATACCGATCACCTCTGCCTCAGCAGATTTGACATCACCGGACCATGCTTCACACTTTACGACAGTCTTACGGTTTTTGACTTCCGTTACAGTAGCTACCAACTTTACAGGCTTATCTACATAAGTAGGTTGCAAGTATTTGATAGTCATGGTTCCCGTTGCATAGCGGTAATACGGGGCTGAATCTAGCGCCCTGTCTTCGCGGCGGTAGGCATCTGCCATAGCGGTTCCCATACAATGACAGTCAATTAGCGTAGCGAGAATGCCTCCTGCCAAGAGGTTTGCCCATCCGTGATATTTCTCTTCAGGCTGCCAAATACAAATGGCTTGTTCACCTTCCCAGTAGCTTTTAATTTGAAGTCCGTCAGGGTTGCTGTTACCACATCCGAAACAAACATTTCCGTGCATGTAATCCTGAAAGTATTTCATGATATCTTTATTGGTTAGTAATAGTTCAAATAAGGTTGGGAAACTACAAATTGTGCTATTACGAACAAAAAAAGGAGCCGATTTTGCGACTCCTTCTTAAACGGGAAGAAAGGTGATTTATCTTTTGAGAATATCAACCTGTTCTTTCAATAATTGGATGATATCATCCTTGTCTTTGAGTTGTTGCTTGAGCATTTCTACTTGCTCTTTTAGGTAAGTGACTTCACTGTAATCACTGTTTTCACCATTGTGGTGTTTATGCTTTCCGGTCTTGATCTCGACTTTTACTTTTTTTGGATCGTCTCCTGAACGGTTTTTCTTGCCTATAAGCTCTTCGATCTCTATATCAACAGTTTCTTCGGCTTTCTTTTTGGTACTTTCAGCCTGTTTTTGAACATCTTCGGCCATATGCTGAAAGCGTTCAAATGCATTTTCAAAAGTAGCCTTGTTGAATCGACCATCTTTCATTTGACCGAGACCTTCTTGAATCATGTCTCGAACAAAGTCACGAAACATATCATTCATGTTGTCATTGGAGGAATTGCTCATCGTAATAAAGTTTTATGTTTTGAATTAATTTGACGACTAGTTTTCATTTAGACGAATAAATAGCTGTGAACGTTACATACAGCTTATAGTTTTTATTAAATACGTCATATTTCTATTCAAGCCCAAGAAGCTTTTTAGTCTCTTAGAAGATTCATGATTTCTTTAAATATGTTAACTAAATAGTACAATCTTTCCAATTAGCTTTGGACTGCATGTTTTTTGCTAAAGAGAAGGTATAGCTGCTTAATCTTAAAGAAGCAACCATATGTCATGAGGTCTGGTTGTGGTGGTTGGGCAGTGTACATTAAAATTGATGACACTAAAACTTTTTGTAATGAAAAAAACATTTCTATTTAGCGTTCTGATGGGTATGATGGTACTTTTCAGTACTACATCTGTATTTGCTGGTGATAAAGATATAAAAGGTGGTGGATCACCTGGTGCGGGTTTTCTGAACGTTGGTCTGGGAGTTGGATACTACGGTGATATTCCATTGTTTGCTGATTATGAATTCGGAATTACAAAGGATGTAACAATAGGCCCTGCTATTGGCTTTGGCTTTGGTGCTAACTGGTTATCATTGGGTGCTAAAGGTCGTTTCTACTTTGATGATTTTGTGAACCTGAATGGTAAGTTTGACCTGTATGCAGGTGGTACATTAGGGTTGATTCCTGTTGTAAACAATCACTCAGATCACTATGAGAGTGGAGGGTTGTTTCTTGCTCTGAACGTGGGTGGTAGATATCATTTTACGAACAGATTGGGGGGATTCCTAGACCTGAGTACTGGAGCATCCTCAATTGGACTTAGCTTCAGACTGTAGTCCTCTTATTTTACCTGAAAATAAAATCCCTCTTCAATTTCATATTAGAATTGAAGAGGGATTTTTGTGTTTAGTTAAAGGTGATTTCTTTTAGGATTTTATCTCCCTGTCTTAGTCGAATCTCTACTTTTTGTTTTTCGGGATTAACCTTGTAGTTATCCAAAAGGCTCTTATAAAAAGCTTCTGCTTTTTTCTTTTCAAGTCGGGAAAAGGTGAATTGTTTACTTTCAGTAAAAGAGGTTGGAGAATCACGATGGGCAGTTACTTCCAACAAGAAGTTTGAACCGATTAATTTTTCAAGAATGCTTTTCATGGTTGTATAGTGGATATGGATAGAAAAAAGCTACCCATAAATTGAGGGAGAAAAGCACTTTTTTGTTTGTATAAAGTAGCAATGTAGGGTTTGCATAAAAAAACTCCCCAACTTTTGACAGTAGGGGAGTTTGTATATGATTAAGCGTTATGCCAGTTGTGAATTACTGGTTTTGCTTCTTGATCAAGTTCAATGCTGAACCAGCCTTGAACCACTCGATTTGCTGCTCGTTGTAAGTGTGGTTTACAGTAACCTCATCTTTAGATCCGTCAGCGTGGTTCAATACCATTGTCAATGGCTTACCTGGAGCGAACTCAGTCAGTCCGATGATATCGATCTTATCATTTTCCTGTACTTTGTCGTAGTCAGCAGGGTTGTCAAATGTCAGACCCAACATACCTTGCTTCTTCAGGTTTGTTTCGTGGATACGAGCGAATGACTTCACTACTACCGCTCTAACGCCCAAGTGACGTGGCTCCATTGCAGCGTGCTCACGTGATGAACCTTCACCGTAGTTTTCGTCACCGATTACTACAGAACCGATACCAGCAGCCTTGTAAGCTCTTGCTGTAGCAGGAACTTCACCGTACTCACCAGTCAGTTGGTTCTTCACATTATTAGCCATGTCGTTAGATGCGTTGATAGCACCAATCAGACAGTTGTTAGAGATGTTATCCAAGTGACCTCTGAAACGCAACCATGGACCTGCCATTGAGATGTGGTCAGTAGTACACTTACCTTTTGCTTTGATCAGCAGGTTCATGCCAGTCAGGTTAGTACCTTCCCAAGGCTTGAATGGATCCAGCAGTTGCAGACGGTCTGAAGTAGGCGCTACGATTACCTCTACACCTGAACCATCCTCAGCAGGAGCTTGGTAGCCAGCGTCCTCTACTGCGAAGCCTTTTGTTGGCAGTTCGTCACCAGTAGGAGCGTCCAGCATTACTTCCTCACCGTTTTCGTTAACCAGCTTGTCAGTAAGCGGGTTGAAAGTCAGGTCACCAGCAATAGCCAAAGCTGTTACCAACTCAGGAGATGCCACGAATGCATGAGTGTTAGGGTTGCCATCCGCACGCTTCGAGAAGTTACGGTTGAAAGAGTGAACGATTGTGTTCTTCTCTTGCTTGTCAGCACCTTCACGAGCCCACTGACCGATACAAGGACCACATGCGTTAGCAAATACGCTAGCACCGATCTTGTCGAATGTATCGATAAAGCCGTCACGCTCGATTGTATATCTTACTTGCTCAGAACCCGGAGTGATCGTGAACTGTGCTTTAGTTTTCAGTTTTTTCTCAACAGCTTGCTCAGCTAGTGAAGCTGCTCTTGAGATATCCTCGTATGAAGAGTTTGTACAAGAACCGATCAAACCTACCTCAACTTTTGTAGGCCAGCCGTTCTCTTCAGCAATTTTCTTCATTTCTGAGATAGGAGTCGCTCTGTCCGGCGTGAATGGACCGTTCAGGTGTGGCTCCAAAGTATCCAAGTTGATTTCGATCACTTGGTCAAAGTACTGCTCAGGGTTTGCATAAACCTCAGCGTCAGCAGTCAGGTGTTCTTTAACAGCATTAGCAGCATCCGCTACGTCATCTCTGTTAGTAGCTCTCAGGTAACGCTCCATTGACTCATCGTAACCGAATGTTGAAGTCGTCGCACCAATCTCAGCACCCATGTTACAGATTGTACCTTTACCAGTACATGACATTGATTCAGCACCTTCACCGAAGTACTCAACGATGCAACCTGTACCACCTTTTACAGTCAGGATACCTGCTACTTTCAGGATTACGTCTTTTGCAGAAGTCCAGCCGTTCAGTTTACCAGTCAGTTTAACACCGATCAGTTTAGGGAATTTAAGCTCCCAAGCCATACCTGCCATTACGTCAACAGCATCAGCGCCACCAACACCAACAGCTACCATACCCAAACCACCTGCGTTTACAGTGTGTGAGTCAGTACCGATCATCATACCACCTGGGAATGCATAGTTCTCCAGTACTACTTGGTGGATGATACCTGCACCTGGCTTCCAGAAGCCAATGCCGTACTTGTTGGAAACAGAAGCAAGGAAGTCATAAACTTCTTTGTTTGTTACTTCAGCAGTATGAAGGTCTTTGTCTGCACCAACTTTTGCTTGAATAAGGTGGTCAGCGTGTACTGTTGAAGGAACAGCGGCCTTGCTTTTACCAGCTTGCATAAACTGCAACAACGCC is a window from the Limibacter armeniacum genome containing:
- a CDS encoding tetratricopeptide repeat protein codes for the protein MKKLLLYYLSLLLICWSCKNTPEKTDVVVQGKLCAGKPLAVTFLDDINTAPIFDGLEGVNFIITTDDKKAQKYFNQGMMLAYGFNHAEAARSFHEVTKIDPSCAMGYWGLAYVLGPNYNAGMEDDNLERAYTAIQQAKKLSGNCTDLEKDLIMAMEQRYSPEKLEDRSPLDKAYANALREVHIAHSDNPYVGTLRAESLMDLHPWDMWSKDGTPQPWTNEILEILENIMDDYPRNAGANHLYIHAIEASHDPDKAIQAADLLRTLVPGAGHLVHMPSHIYIRTGRYHQGSEANIQAVEVDSQYVASCHAQGVYPLAYYPHNAHFLAACATLEGNEKRAIEAAFNVRALTDTALMRKPEWGTLQHYYSIPLFVMVKFGMWDKIIQSKNEAEDLVYPSIIWHYARGMAFTAKGQTTEAVREMKILRQLAKDPIIDEMTIWDLNQIRDLVTIASKVLEGTIAADQENYVLAEKMLRDAVEIEDQLNYNEPPDWFFSVRHHLGPVLLKAQKYREAEDVYQEDLKIYPKNGWAMSGLITALANQDKVDEAADVKADFAKAWKWANVELEDSEVKR
- the rarD gene encoding EamA family transporter RarD, coding for MNDTAQSSKGYLLVLGAYLMWGVLPVYWKVMDQIPSLEILAHRVMWSFIFLLVLNLVMKGKDIFGYLKNKQTRRALYVSSLLISVNWGSYILAVNSGHTVDASLGYYINPLVSVFLGVFFFKERLSKLKLIALVLAGIGVLYLTVRYGTIPWIALVLAFSFGFYGLFKKKYAFNTMDSLMVETLMVAPIAMGYIGYLEGTGQGHVMEVTWQVDLLLLFSGIATTVPLYMFSEGAKHIPLSSVGFLQYIAPTMMLLLGIFMFKETFNEEHLVSFALIWSGLGVYTFSLLKDLRKRKKILKAA
- a CDS encoding MBL fold metallo-hydrolase → MELTFWGAAQQVTGSMFLLTLEDEYRILIDCGIDMGNLSETMPLYPGSNFPFDASLVNLVLLTHAHLDHSGKIPNLYREGFEGQVLCTSPTMALTELLLLDSASINQKKLKAYHRKLSKGMAPEDFNFDPRDLYVEKDVYKAVDRFVPIQFHRRFNVKHGVHVTFIPTGHLLGAANILLEVEENGETKSIMFSGDIGRSNYPLLQDPHTVPQVDYLICETTYGNREHQSIQDATEAVEDVIRRTCIDKPGRLIIPAFSIGRTQAIIYTLHKLYAENKLPPIKIFADSPLAQRSNVVYEKYTGFLNEEANDFKREHGSLFRFDTVQYVEAMKDSQAIDNYHEPCIIISSSGMMEGGRIQHHIRANMENSYCTILMVGYSAEGTLGNRLLNSNGNIRIGTREYPIKANIEQTDSFSGHGDIHDLLKFVRQQDKVQTKKIFLVHGEGSSMEDFKSTLNKEGYNQVEIPEKGQKYQL
- a CDS encoding Rossmann-like and DUF2520 domain-containing protein; its protein translation is MIQNVTLVGAGNVAWHLGAALEDAGLVVDVVYSRNYSNAKALAERLYDAVPTDSLDFSESKSELFILMVSDNVVQQVAEEMTLPSSGAIVVHTSGAVPLEALANAGLYVGVFYPLQTFSKGKKVDFSKISICIDSKSERILDMLAEMAYKLSKKVYHLNSEERRKLHVAAVFACNFTNHMMTIAQEVMESNGMHFEMLEPLVRETVDKAFAIGPDKSQTGPAIRGDSKTIGKHLEELDGKARYQEIYKLVSESIAGIEKE